The following are from one region of the Stanieria cyanosphaera PCC 7437 genome:
- a CDS encoding type II toxin-antitoxin system HicB family antitoxin yields MNPNYSIIIQWSDEDNCFVASLPEWGEFCHTHGKTYAEALKNAEEVLELLIESAIEEGETLPEVKKFVVS; encoded by the coding sequence ATGAATCCAAATTATTCCATTATTATTCAATGGTCAGATGAAGATAACTGCTTTGTAGCTAGTCTTCCAGAATGGGGCGAATTTTGCCATACTCATGGTAAAACTTATGCAGAAGCACTTAAGAATGCTGAAGAAGTATTAGAGTTATTAATTGAATCTGCTATAGAAGAAGGCGAAACGTTACCAGAAGTCAAAAAGTTTGTAGTCTCTTAG
- a CDS encoding type II toxin-antitoxin system HicA family toxin produces MPKKIRELKNILRKAGFTETSGKGSHTKWSHPLLSGKIILSGKDGSDAKPYQEKDVEKALKRLREIN; encoded by the coding sequence ATGCCTAAAAAAATTAGAGAGTTAAAAAATATTTTACGGAAGGCAGGTTTTACAGAAACTAGTGGCAAAGGAAGCCATACAAAATGGTCGCATCCCTTATTATCAGGGAAAATAATTTTATCTGGTAAAGATGGAAGTGATGCTAAACCATATCAAGAAAAAGATGTAGAAAAAGCTTTAAAGAGATTAAGAGAAATAAATTGA
- a CDS encoding helix-turn-helix domain-containing protein, with translation MTMKMLPTEEEATLAKASSRKIASYLVKSSPVQNIALIQDDINQKSEAIAIPTEALRLLIDILTQMAQGNAVTLIPIHAELTTQEAADILNVSRPYLVGLLEAGEIPFRKVGTRRRVRYQDLKDYKDKIDTERRKILDELVAEAQELDMGY, from the coding sequence ATGACAATGAAAATGTTACCGACAGAAGAAGAAGCTACATTAGCTAAAGCTAGTAGTAGAAAAATTGCTTCCTATCTAGTTAAAAGCTCTCCTGTCCAAAATATTGCTCTTATCCAAGATGATATCAATCAAAAAAGTGAAGCGATCGCAATCCCTACAGAAGCACTTCGCTTATTGATTGACATTTTGACACAAATGGCTCAGGGAAATGCAGTAACGTTAATACCCATTCACGCGGAATTAACTACTCAAGAAGCTGCTGATATTTTAAATGTATCTCGTCCTTATTTAGTTGGGTTACTCGAAGCAGGAGAAATACCTTTTCGGAAAGTAGGAACACGTCGTCGAGTACGTTATCAAGACTTAAAAGATTACAAAGATAAAATTGATACGGAAAGGAGAAAAATTCTTGATGAACTCGTTGCTGAAGCGCAAGAATTAGATATGGGATATTAA
- a CDS encoding alpha/beta fold hydrolase yields the protein MSITEHKIQVGKLEWFYRLAEAKSDNPPVLLLHGLPAHSYTWRKIMPELSQTGYTAIAPDWIGCGFSAKPDKRDFAYTPDAFIDALADFISALELTSFHLVVQGFLGSVGLQYALRHPEQIERLIILNTPIATTAKLPWKMKQWGFPFIGDMATQDPLLVDRTLEGGSGFVISDKDLDVLRKPFLQTSSVGRALVAIIKRMALEKSMNEIATGLSTWEKPACLIWGMLDPWLAAQDAETLAANSSIEILKLAEAKHYPQEHWSSEIAEKISYFFRREVF from the coding sequence GTGTCAATCACCGAACATAAAATACAAGTAGGGAAACTGGAATGGTTTTATCGATTAGCTGAAGCCAAGAGTGATAACCCTCCCGTGCTGTTGCTACATGGTTTACCTGCCCATAGTTATACTTGGCGCAAAATTATGCCCGAATTATCACAAACAGGATATACTGCGATCGCGCCTGATTGGATTGGTTGTGGTTTTTCGGCTAAACCTGATAAACGAGATTTTGCCTATACTCCCGATGCTTTTATTGATGCCTTGGCAGACTTTATTTCTGCCCTAGAATTGACTTCTTTTCATCTAGTTGTGCAAGGATTTTTAGGTTCAGTCGGCTTACAATATGCTTTACGCCATCCAGAACAAATTGAGCGATTAATTATTTTAAATACTCCTATTGCTACCACTGCCAAATTACCTTGGAAAATGAAACAGTGGGGTTTTCCTTTTATTGGAGACATGGCAACCCAAGATCCCCTTTTAGTCGACCGCACGTTGGAAGGAGGAAGCGGTTTTGTCATCTCTGACAAAGATTTAGATGTCTTACGCAAGCCTTTTTTACAAACTTCATCTGTAGGAAGGGCGTTAGTTGCGATTATTAAGCGAATGGCATTAGAAAAAAGTATGAACGAAATAGCAACGGGTTTGAGTACATGGGAAAAACCTGCTTGTTTGATCTGGGGAATGCTCGATCCTTGGCTAGCTGCACAGGATGCAGAGACTTTAGCTGCTAATTCTTCTATAGAAATTTTGAAACTAGCAGAAGCCAAACACTATCCTCAAGAACATTGGTCATCCGAAATTGCAGAAAAAATCAGCTACTTTTTTCGCCGTGAAGTTTTCTAA
- a CDS encoding B12-binding domain-containing radical SAM protein, producing MNLFQEERLLFTPASPEANAIPIIFAFPNQYTVGITSLGYQIVWATLAMRSDVEVSRLFTDLQEYLSKLPELLGFSFSWELDYVNIFNLLESLDIPLRSNQRQDHHPLVFGGGSVFTANPEPFADFFDVILLGDGENLLDNFINAYQEIRTAKREVKLRHLAQIPGIYVPSLYRVAYDSPDGTIKSIEPIENDIPAFVTKQTYRGNTLSASTVVTPKAAWENIFMVEVVRSCPEMCRFCLASYLTLPFRTASLESSLIPAIERGLQVTNRLGLLGASVTQHPEFETLLDYLSQPKYDQVRLSLASVRTNTVTEKLAQTLAKRDTRSITIAVESGSERLRKIINKKLSNEEIIQAAQNAQAGGLKAIKFYGMAGVPGEEIEDIEATVAMMQAVKKAAPRLRLTLGCSTFVPKSHTPFQWFGVNPEAKKRLKFLEKKLGTLGIDFRPESYNWSVIQALISRGDRRLANLLELTREYGDSVGSYKRAFKQLKGQIPPLDDYVHTNWKSDRILAWHHLQGALPQTTLIKHLEEAMNYFPQSSLA from the coding sequence GTGAATCTATTCCAAGAAGAACGTCTCTTATTTACTCCTGCTTCTCCTGAAGCTAATGCTATCCCGATTATTTTTGCTTTTCCTAATCAATACACTGTTGGGATTACTAGTTTAGGTTATCAAATTGTTTGGGCTACTTTGGCGATGCGCTCCGATGTCGAGGTAAGCCGTTTATTTACCGATTTACAGGAATATTTATCCAAATTACCTGAATTATTAGGATTTTCTTTTTCTTGGGAACTTGATTACGTTAATATTTTTAATCTCTTAGAATCTCTAGATATTCCTCTGCGGAGTAACCAACGTCAAGATCATCATCCTTTAGTTTTTGGTGGTGGTTCAGTTTTTACTGCTAACCCTGAACCTTTTGCTGATTTCTTTGATGTGATTTTGTTGGGAGATGGAGAAAATTTACTCGATAATTTTATTAATGCTTATCAGGAAATTAGAACAGCTAAACGAGAAGTTAAATTGCGTCATTTAGCCCAAATTCCTGGGATTTATGTTCCTAGTTTGTATCGAGTAGCTTATGATAGTCCCGATGGAACTATTAAATCTATTGAACCAATCGAAAACGATATCCCTGCTTTTGTTACCAAACAAACCTATCGAGGTAATACTCTTTCCGCCTCTACTGTAGTCACCCCAAAAGCTGCTTGGGAAAATATTTTTATGGTGGAAGTAGTTAGAAGTTGTCCAGAAATGTGTCGTTTTTGTTTGGCAAGTTATCTGACTTTACCATTCCGCACTGCTTCTTTAGAAAGTTCTCTCATTCCAGCAATTGAACGGGGATTACAAGTAACTAACCGATTGGGTTTACTAGGTGCTTCGGTTACTCAACATCCAGAATTTGAAACTCTGCTAGATTATTTATCCCAACCAAAATATGATCAGGTTCGTCTTAGTCTGGCTTCAGTACGAACAAATACAGTTACAGAAAAATTAGCCCAAACTCTGGCTAAAAGAGATACTCGTTCAATTACTATTGCCGTCGAAAGTGGTTCGGAAAGACTACGAAAAATTATTAATAAAAAACTCAGCAACGAAGAAATTATTCAAGCTGCCCAAAATGCCCAAGCAGGAGGTTTAAAAGCAATAAAGTTCTATGGAATGGCAGGTGTACCAGGAGAAGAGATTGAAGATATCGAAGCAACTGTGGCAATGATGCAAGCTGTTAAGAAAGCTGCCCCACGTTTACGATTAACTCTTGGTTGTAGTACTTTTGTGCCAAAATCTCATACGCCGTTTCAATGGTTTGGAGTCAATCCCGAAGCGAAAAAAAGATTGAAATTTTTAGAGAAGAAATTAGGTACTTTGGGAATTGATTTTCGTCCAGAAAGTTATAATTGGTCAGTAATTCAAGCCTTGATTTCCAGAGGCGATCGCCGTTTAGCTAATTTACTAGAATTAACTAGAGAATATGGTGATTCTGTAGGTAGTTATAAACGAGCTTTTAAACAACTTAAAGGTCAAATTCCTCCTTTAGATGATTACGTTCACACTAATTGGAAAAGCGATCGCATTTTAGCTTGGCATCATCTCCAAGGTGCTTTACCTCAAACCACTCTGATCAAACATCTTGAAGAGGCAATGAATTATTTTCCTCAATCTTCTCTAGCTTAG
- a CDS encoding type II toxin-antitoxin system death-on-curing family toxin: MSGLNKPRHHCFYENTTDLYILASLYAVGIACNHPFIDGNKRTAFQTANFFLCKNGIIKNYDNERVYERTLSLANKVINYLEYADFLLNG; encoded by the coding sequence GTGTCTGGATTGAATAAACCCAGGCATCATTGTTTTTATGAGAATACGACTGATTTATACATCTTAGCTTCTCTTTATGCGGTTGGAATTGCTTGTAATCATCCTTTTATAGATGGAAATAAGAGAACCGCTTTTCAAACTGCAAACTTCTTTCTTTGCAAAAACGGAATTATTAAAAATTACGATAATGAGCGAGTGTACGAAAGAACCTTATCTTTGGCAAACAAAGTAATAAATTATTTAGAGTATGCTGATTTTTTATTAAATGGTTAA
- the bchH gene encoding magnesium chelatase subunit H, with amino-acid sequence MKRIVLIAGFESFNATLYRQAAQISTSRCNELEIEVFSDRDITSSSDKIENALQDADVFFASLIFDYDQVMWLRQRVEHIAIRLVFESALELMSLTRLGKFVIGDKPKGMPKPVQFILSKFSNSREEDKLAGYLSFLKTGPKLLKYIPAKKVQDLRNWLIIYGYWNAGGTENVAAMFWTIAEKYLGLKVGEIPSVIETPNMGLLHPDYPGYFTSPKDYLDWYQNHVGANHRSSLPTIGILLYRKHVITKQPYIPQLISYFEAEGLIPLPIFINGVEGHVAVRDWLTTNYEQLQREKDNKEILSLSENAVKVDAIISTIGFPLVGGPAGSMEAGRQVEVAKRILSAKNIPYIVAAPLLIQDIHSWTRQGIGGLQSVVLYSLPELDGAIDTVPLGGLVGEDIYLIPERVKRLTGRIKNWIKLKQTQPKDRKIAIILYDFPPGYGATGTAALLNVPKSLLNFLIALKEQGYNVGELPQDGEEIINQVKQADTTDLHLSLENFTGNGIKTDGKGQVAINVRTLEKWLGYLLTTRVEKQWKSLTDTGIKTYGDDFHLGGIQLGNIWIGVQPPLGLSGDPMRLMFEKDLTPHPQYAAFYKWLQNDFQANAVVHFGMHGTVEWLPGSPLGNTGYSWSDILLGNLPNLYIYAANNPSESLLAKRRGYGVLISHNVPPYGRAGLYKELISLRDLITEYRENTEKNYLLKDIICQKIIDTGLDADCKFTEGEKLGIAFNVENAKLFSKKVINEYFVKIYEYLQVVEQRLFSSGLHVLGNAPNDEKLKSYLEAYFGDDLSVELIELIIAHKDAEAQRIVETQHIASNQLEEAQKIRDLLEQNRDELTNLLRGLNGEYIPPAPGGDLLRDGSGVLPTGRNIHALDPYRMPSPAAYERGKEIAKKIIAQHLEEKGNYPETVAVMLWGLDAIKTKGESLGILLELVGAEPVKEGTGRIVRYELKSLAEIGHPRIDVLANLSGIFRDTFVNIIELLDDLLQRAAEADESPEDNFIRKHYLALKSQGIENASARLFSNPTGDFGSLVNDQVVDGNWESGEELANTWKNRNVFSYGRKDKGQARPEILNQLLQTSERIVQEIDSVEYGLTDIQEYYGNTGGLKLAAEKQSGKQVEASFVESFSKDTNPRKLKDLLRLEYRTKLLNPKWAEAMSNQGSGGAYEISQRMTALVGWGGTANFRDDWVYDQAADTYALDAEMAAKLREANPEAFRNIVGRMIEAHGRGFWDADEEKLQKLRELYNLTEDELEGVTV; translated from the coding sequence ATGAAACGGATCGTCTTGATTGCTGGATTTGAATCATTTAACGCCACCTTGTACCGTCAAGCTGCCCAAATCTCTACATCTCGTTGTAATGAATTAGAAATTGAAGTATTTAGCGATCGCGATATTACCAGTTCCTCGGATAAAATAGAAAATGCGTTACAAGATGCTGATGTTTTCTTTGCTAGTCTGATCTTTGATTACGATCAAGTAATGTGGTTACGGCAACGAGTCGAACATATTGCAATTCGGTTAGTTTTTGAGTCAGCTTTAGAGTTAATGAGTCTGACACGGTTGGGTAAGTTTGTGATTGGTGATAAACCCAAAGGAATGCCGAAACCAGTCCAATTTATCCTGAGTAAGTTTAGTAATAGTCGAGAAGAAGACAAACTTGCAGGTTATCTCAGTTTTTTAAAAACGGGTCCCAAATTACTTAAATATATTCCTGCTAAAAAAGTCCAAGATTTACGTAATTGGTTAATTATTTATGGTTATTGGAATGCAGGTGGCACAGAAAATGTTGCTGCCATGTTTTGGACAATAGCTGAGAAATATTTAGGTTTAAAAGTAGGTGAAATTCCTTCAGTAATTGAAACCCCAAATATGGGTTTATTGCATCCCGATTACCCTGGATATTTTACCTCACCTAAAGATTATTTGGATTGGTATCAAAACCACGTAGGGGCGAACCACCGTTCGTCCTTACCAACAATTGGTATTCTTTTATATCGCAAACACGTTATTACGAAACAACCCTATATTCCGCAATTAATTAGTTATTTTGAAGCTGAAGGATTAATTCCTTTACCTATATTTATTAACGGCGTAGAAGGTCATGTTGCGGTTAGAGATTGGTTGACTACTAATTATGAACAATTACAGCGAGAAAAGGATAATAAAGAAATACTTTCCTTATCAGAAAATGCAGTCAAAGTTGATGCCATAATTTCTACAATTGGTTTTCCTTTAGTTGGCGGCCCCGCAGGTTCAATGGAAGCAGGAAGACAAGTAGAAGTTGCCAAAAGAATTCTTTCTGCTAAAAATATTCCTTATATTGTTGCTGCACCTTTATTAATCCAAGATATTCATTCTTGGACAAGACAGGGTATTGGTGGTTTACAGAGTGTAGTTTTATATTCCTTGCCAGAATTAGATGGTGCGATCGATACTGTACCTTTAGGTGGGTTAGTAGGAGAAGATATTTATTTAATTCCTGAAAGAGTAAAAAGATTGACAGGAAGAATAAAAAACTGGATTAAACTAAAGCAAACTCAACCAAAAGATCGCAAGATTGCAATTATTTTATATGACTTTCCTCCAGGTTATGGTGCAACAGGAACTGCTGCTTTATTAAATGTTCCAAAAAGTTTGCTTAATTTTCTGATCGCTTTAAAAGAACAAGGCTATAATGTGGGAGAATTACCTCAAGATGGCGAAGAAATTATTAATCAAGTCAAGCAAGCAGATACAACCGATTTACATTTATCATTAGAAAATTTTACTGGTAATGGAATTAAAACTGATGGTAAAGGACAAGTAGCTATTAATGTCCGTACTTTAGAAAAATGGTTGGGTTATTTATTAACAACTAGAGTAGAAAAACAGTGGAAATCTTTAACAGATACTGGCATTAAAACCTATGGTGATGATTTTCATCTTGGTGGCATTCAGTTAGGAAATATTTGGATTGGAGTTCAACCACCTTTAGGACTTTCTGGCGACCCTATGCGTTTAATGTTTGAAAAAGATTTAACTCCCCATCCTCAGTATGCTGCTTTTTATAAATGGTTACAAAATGATTTTCAAGCAAATGCCGTTGTTCATTTTGGAATGCACGGAACTGTGGAATGGTTACCTGGTTCACCATTAGGAAATACAGGTTATTCTTGGTCAGATATTTTACTCGGAAATCTGCCTAATCTTTATATTTATGCTGCTAATAATCCCTCGGAATCTCTCTTGGCAAAAAGAAGAGGTTATGGAGTTTTAATTTCCCATAATGTACCTCCTTATGGCAGGGCTGGTTTGTATAAAGAATTAATTTCTTTACGGGATTTAATTACTGAATATCGAGAAAATACTGAAAAAAATTATCTTCTGAAAGATATTATTTGTCAGAAAATCATTGATACTGGTTTAGATGCGGATTGTAAATTTACAGAAGGGGAAAAATTAGGTATTGCTTTTAATGTTGAAAATGCAAAACTGTTTAGTAAAAAAGTAATTAATGAGTATTTTGTTAAAATATATGAGTATCTACAAGTAGTAGAACAAAGATTATTTTCTTCAGGGTTACACGTATTAGGAAACGCACCTAATGATGAAAAACTAAAATCTTATTTGGAAGCTTATTTTGGGGATGATTTATCGGTAGAGTTAATTGAGTTAATAATCGCTCACAAAGACGCGGAGGCACAGAGAATTGTAGAGACGCAACATATTGCGTCTAATCAATTAGAAGAAGCACAAAAAATTAGAGATTTATTAGAACAAAATAGGGATGAATTAACCAATCTTTTGCGAGGATTAAATGGTGAATATATTCCTCCTGCACCTGGAGGAGATTTATTAAGAGATGGTTCTGGAGTTTTACCTACTGGTAGAAATATTCATGCTTTAGATCCTTATCGAATGCCTTCTCCTGCTGCTTATGAAAGAGGAAAAGAAATCGCTAAAAAAATTATTGCCCAACATTTAGAAGAAAAAGGTAATTATCCTGAAACTGTAGCAGTAATGTTATGGGGTTTGGATGCAATTAAAACTAAAGGTGAATCTTTAGGAATTTTATTAGAATTAGTTGGGGCTGAACCTGTTAAGGAGGGAACAGGAAGAATTGTCCGTTATGAATTAAAATCTTTAGCAGAAATTGGACACCCTCGGATTGATGTTTTGGCTAATCTTTCAGGGATTTTCCGAGATACTTTTGTCAATATTATTGAGTTATTAGACGATTTATTACAACGGGCAGCAGAAGCCGATGAATCTCCAGAAGATAATTTTATTCGCAAGCATTATTTAGCTTTAAAATCTCAAGGAATTGAGAATGCTTCTGCGCGACTTTTTTCTAATCCTACGGGAGATTTTGGTTCGCTAGTAAATGACCAAGTTGTTGATGGAAATTGGGAATCTGGAGAAGAACTTGCTAATACTTGGAAAAATCGCAATGTCTTTAGTTACGGACGCAAAGATAAAGGACAGGCACGCCCAGAAATTTTAAATCAATTATTACAAACTAGTGAAAGAATTGTGCAAGAAATCGATTCAGTTGAATACGGTTTAACTGATATTCAAGAATATTATGGCAATACGGGAGGATTAAAATTAGCTGCGGAAAAACAAAGTGGTAAGCAAGTTGAAGCTTCTTTTGTAGAAAGCTTTTCTAAAGATACTAATCCTCGTAAGTTAAAAGATTTATTGCGTCTAGAATACCGCACTAAATTACTCAATCCCAAATGGGCAGAAGCCATGTCTAATCAAGGTTCTGGTGGTGCTTATGAAATTTCTCAACGAATGACGGCTTTAGTTGGTTGGGGTGGTACAGCTAATTTTAGAGATGATTGGGTTTACGATCAAGCAGCAGATACCTATGCGTTGGATGCAGAGATGGCTGCCAAGTTACGGGAAGCTAATCCTGAAGCGTTTCGTAACATTGTCGGCAGAATGATTGAGGCACATGGGCGCGGTTTTTGGGATGCAGATGAAGAGAAGTTGCAGAAATTACGAGAGTTATACAACTTGACAGAAGATGAATTGGAAGGAGTTACAGTATAA
- a CDS encoding alpha/beta fold hydrolase — protein MSLLKQGWQEGYVHTNGINLHYVTQGEGRLMLMLHGFPEFWYSWRHQIPEFAQDYKVVAIDLRGYNDSDKPKDVEAYKMSELTKDIEGVIEGLGYQSCILVGHDWGGAIAWSFAYAHPEMVDKLIVLNLPHPAKFAQGLHSPQQLLKSWYMFFFQLPLLPELIIQSNDYELISFAFTNMAVDKSAFSQEDLEAYKDAAAKRGALTAMLNYYRNIFDNSFLTNNQQQWKMLDLPTLMIWGENDTALGKELTYGTEEYVSNFQIKYIPNCSHWVQQERPELVNQYMREFLS, from the coding sequence ATGTCCTTACTTAAACAAGGTTGGCAAGAAGGCTACGTTCACACCAATGGTATTAATCTTCATTACGTTACCCAAGGAGAAGGTAGATTAATGCTGATGTTACACGGTTTTCCTGAATTTTGGTATTCTTGGCGACATCAAATTCCCGAATTTGCCCAAGACTATAAAGTAGTTGCGATCGATCTAAGAGGTTATAACGACAGTGACAAACCCAAAGATGTAGAAGCCTATAAAATGAGCGAATTAACCAAAGATATAGAAGGCGTAATTGAAGGATTGGGTTATCAAAGTTGCATTTTAGTTGGACATGACTGGGGAGGCGCGATCGCTTGGTCGTTTGCTTACGCTCATCCAGAAATGGTAGATAAATTAATTGTTCTCAATTTACCCCATCCTGCCAAATTTGCTCAAGGATTGCACTCTCCTCAACAATTGCTAAAAAGCTGGTATATGTTCTTTTTTCAATTACCATTGCTTCCAGAATTAATTATTCAGTCTAACGATTATGAACTGATTAGTTTTGCTTTTACCAATATGGCAGTTGATAAATCCGCTTTTAGTCAAGAAGATTTAGAAGCTTACAAAGATGCTGCTGCAAAACGAGGCGCATTAACAGCGATGTTAAATTACTATCGCAACATTTTTGATAATAGTTTTCTCACTAATAACCAACAGCAGTGGAAAATGCTAGATCTCCCAACCCTAATGATTTGGGGTGAAAACGATACAGCTTTGGGAAAAGAACTTACTTACGGAACCGAAGAATATGTCAGTAACTTTCAAATTAAATATATTCCTAATTGTAGTCATTGGGTTCAACAAGAAAGACCAGAATTAGTTAATCAATATATGCGCGAGTTTTTGAGTTAA
- a CDS encoding PIN domain-containing protein, which produces MSNFTVIYDSCVLYLAPLRDFLMELALTDLFKARWTNQIHDEWISNLLKNRPDLTLERLIRTRDLMNARVRDCLVIGYEELIPGLRLPDPGDRHILAAAIRCKADVIVTFNLSDFPYNYLATYRIEAQHPDEFIRHLVDLNRAAVCLAAKQQRLRLKNPPKTRNEYLNTLLNQGLPQTKAALQEFCYEL; this is translated from the coding sequence GTGTCAAATTTTACCGTTATTTACGATTCGTGTGTACTATACCTTGCTCCATTAAGAGATTTCTTGATGGAGCTTGCGCTTACAGATTTGTTTAAAGCGCGTTGGACAAATCAAATTCATGATGAATGGATTAGTAATCTTCTGAAAAATCGTCCAGATCTTACGTTGGAACGACTTATTAGAACCAGAGATTTAATGAATGCAAGGGTTAGAGACTGTCTCGTGATAGGTTATGAAGAACTAATCCCAGGATTGCGACTACCCGATCCAGGCGATCGCCATATTCTAGCAGCAGCAATTCGTTGTAAAGCCGATGTGATTGTCACTTTTAACTTAAGTGATTTTCCATATAATTATCTAGCAACATATAGAATTGAAGCTCAACATCCAGATGAATTTATTCGGCATTTAGTAGATTTAAATCGAGCAGCAGTATGCTTGGCAGCAAAACAGCAGAGACTTAGACTTAAAAATCCACCTAAAACACGAAATGAATACTTAAACACACTTTTAAATCAAGGTCTTCCTCAAACTAAAGCTGCATTGCAGGAGTTTTGTTATGAACTTTAG
- a CDS encoding LmeA family phospholipid-binding protein encodes MSSEQRLDEQAISKVAENLLSEQVEEAQELDVDIRTNPIKIVQGEVDSISITGKGLVTQQDLHVQKIELDLDGIAINLLSVLFGKIELNQPINSTGRLVMTEADLNQNLNSDYFLSKLLPLELNVDGQIVLLKFLRPMELRLPGEGKVVFSSNLQVCEKDKTQQVCFTGVIHPRTHEHPVLMEKFYFEEGQALSLEILVAFMEILKKLINSSYVNYQGTKFRIQEMNVDRGSISLEVEAQINQIPL; translated from the coding sequence ATGTCAAGCGAACAAAGACTAGACGAACAAGCGATTTCAAAGGTAGCGGAAAACCTACTATCTGAACAAGTAGAGGAAGCACAAGAACTAGATGTAGATATTCGTACCAACCCAATCAAAATAGTTCAGGGAGAAGTCGATTCGATTTCGATTACAGGCAAAGGATTGGTAACGCAGCAAGATCTTCATGTGCAGAAAATTGAACTTGATTTAGATGGAATTGCTATTAATCTTTTAAGTGTTCTTTTCGGCAAAATCGAACTAAACCAACCCATAAATTCTACGGGAAGATTGGTTATGACAGAAGCAGATCTCAATCAAAATTTGAATTCAGATTATTTTCTTAGTAAACTTCTTCCTTTAGAGTTAAATGTAGATGGTCAAATCGTCCTGCTCAAATTTCTCCGACCAATGGAGTTACGCTTACCTGGTGAAGGTAAAGTGGTTTTTAGTAGCAATTTACAAGTCTGCGAAAAAGATAAAACTCAACAAGTTTGCTTTACAGGTGTAATACATCCGCGTACTCACGAGCATCCTGTGTTAATGGAAAAGTTTTATTTTGAAGAAGGACAGGCACTTTCTTTAGAAATTTTAGTTGCCTTTATGGAAATACTTAAGAAATTAATTAACTCATCTTATGTAAACTATCAGGGGACGAAGTTTCGCATTCAAGAAATGAATGTGGATAGGGGAAGTATTAGCCTAGAAGTTGAAGCTCAAATTAATCAAATTCCCTTGTAA
- the psbQ gene encoding photosystem II protein PsbQ: MRIFRSILPLILVLVTTFLVSCGSPTVSAPPTYTPAKLQQIKTYRIPVDVAQQRMAELGQYIQAKDWVDTESFIHGPLGLIRRDMTYLANSLLPEDKEKATELAKEVFDGLEELDAAAKEKSYTSAIQKYGQVVRNLNSYLELLPKSEAS; encoded by the coding sequence ATGAGAATTTTTCGCTCGATTTTGCCTTTGATTTTAGTATTGGTAACTACTTTCTTAGTCAGTTGCGGTAGTCCTACCGTATCTGCACCACCAACTTACACGCCAGCCAAACTACAACAAATCAAGACTTATCGTATTCCTGTAGATGTGGCACAGCAAAGAATGGCTGAATTAGGTCAATATATTCAAGCAAAAGATTGGGTAGATACTGAAAGCTTTATTCATGGGCCATTAGGACTCATCAGAAGAGATATGACTTATTTAGCTAACTCCCTTTTACCTGAAGACAAGGAAAAAGCAACTGAACTTGCTAAAGAAGTTTTTGATGGTCTTGAAGAGCTTGATGCTGCTGCTAAAGAAAAAAGCTATACCTCAGCAATTCAGAAATACGGTCAAGTTGTTCGTAATCTTAACTCTTATCTAGAACTTCTTCCTAAATCAGAAGCTAGTTAA